Proteins from one Chitinophaga oryzae genomic window:
- a CDS encoding GNAT family N-acetyltransferase: MHGDRSAPHQITGRMPEEYMVAQYLIGRKNNRKLSSLKNIFDLVNASRIFHTFRAVMIKAAYTDKETVVRILTAAFADNKSVNYVVRQGRGRIARIRALMAYSFELCMLFGRVYLSEDRQACALTLFPDRKKTTLKTILLDLRLALNVIGPGRVRRVMQREVRIKAAYPATPINYLWFIGVLPGEQRQGTGSRLLRQLLAHGQRPVYLETSMIDNVNWYTKRGFEVYQTLQFGHGDLYLLRTSTARA; encoded by the coding sequence ATGCACGGCGATAGAAGCGCGCCGCATCAAATAACAGGCAGGATGCCGGAAGAGTATATGGTTGCTCAGTATCTCATAGGGCGCAAAAATAACAGGAAATTATCTTCTCTCAAAAATATATTTGACCTTGTCAACGCCAGCCGTATATTCCATACCTTCAGGGCTGTTATGATCAAGGCAGCATACACCGATAAGGAAACGGTCGTCAGGATACTGACCGCCGCTTTTGCAGATAATAAAAGCGTTAATTACGTGGTCCGCCAGGGCCGCGGGAGAATAGCCCGTATCAGGGCGTTGATGGCATATTCCTTTGAACTGTGTATGTTGTTTGGCAGGGTATACCTGTCGGAGGACCGGCAGGCCTGCGCGCTCACCTTATTCCCCGACCGGAAAAAGACGACGCTGAAAACCATACTGCTGGACCTGCGGCTGGCCCTGAATGTGATCGGACCGGGGCGGGTCCGCCGGGTGATGCAGCGCGAGGTCCGGATAAAAGCAGCGTATCCGGCTACGCCCATCAACTATTTATGGTTCATCGGGGTGTTGCCGGGTGAACAACGCCAGGGAACAGGCAGCCGCCTGCTCCGGCAGCTCCTCGCACATGGGCAACGCCCCGTATACCTGGAAACTTCGATGATTGACAACGTTAACTGGTATACGAAAAGAGGCTTTGAGGTATATCAGACCCTGCAATTCGGGCACGGCGATCTGTACCTGCTGAGAACAAGTACCGCGCGTGCATGA
- a CDS encoding thioredoxin family protein: MSQQHATLLQFFANWCYPCKVLTPVVNTVESTMSDQLRVSRIDIDQEEDLAGRFHIMAVPTLVLMQNNQEIWRHTGVLSEKELKTALGTALSGKL, translated from the coding sequence ATGAGCCAGCAACACGCCACTTTATTACAGTTCTTTGCCAACTGGTGTTATCCCTGCAAAGTACTGACCCCCGTCGTGAACACGGTGGAATCCACCATGAGCGATCAACTCCGTGTCAGCCGTATTGATATTGACCAGGAAGAAGATCTCGCGGGCCGTTTTCATATTATGGCAGTACCTACTTTGGTACTGATGCAGAATAACCAGGAAATATGGCGTCATACCGGCGTCCTGTCTGAAAAGGAATTAAAAACAGCGCTGGGAACAGCGCTGTCAGGCAAGCTATAA
- a CDS encoding TCR/Tet family MFS transporter → MLFIVLVVVIDTAGFGLIFPVLPQLLRELLHADISTAARYGGWLAFAYAAMQFVFAPVLGGLSDRYGRRPVLLCSLLGFSVDCLFLAFAPNVTWLFAGRAIAGITGASYAVASACVADISTDENRTRHYGLINAAFGLGFIIGPVIGGALGRWGTHTPFMAAAVLSFFNFVLGYYFFPESLPLTHRRAFEWKRANPFGALQHLVRFPLVKSLIFSMMLVSFATHSMESVWAFFTIEKFKWSNLLVGYSLAFVGVLSIISQTWLVGVLSKRLSDRQMAVTGLLCMITGFLLFAFAGWQWVLLPALVIYIAGSIQGTAMQSIMAGAMPDNEQGELQGGLGSLMGLTTLLAPPLLTSSFAWATARTSPVYFPGMPYLIAGILTFFSLLLLVRGFRKTAR, encoded by the coding sequence TTGTTATTTATTGTTTTGGTGGTGGTGATAGACACCGCTGGTTTTGGTTTGATTTTCCCGGTGCTGCCGCAGCTACTCCGGGAGCTGCTTCATGCAGACATAAGCACCGCCGCCCGTTACGGCGGATGGCTGGCTTTCGCCTATGCGGCGATGCAGTTTGTATTTGCGCCGGTGCTGGGCGGACTGAGCGACCGTTACGGCCGGCGGCCTGTCCTGCTGTGTTCCCTGCTGGGCTTTTCCGTTGACTGTCTCTTTCTCGCCTTCGCCCCGAATGTGACATGGCTGTTCGCCGGCCGTGCCATTGCAGGCATCACCGGCGCCAGTTACGCCGTAGCTTCCGCCTGCGTGGCCGACATTAGCACCGATGAAAACCGTACCCGCCACTATGGACTGATCAATGCCGCCTTTGGCCTTGGCTTTATCATCGGCCCCGTCATTGGCGGCGCGCTGGGCCGCTGGGGTACGCATACCCCTTTTATGGCGGCTGCAGTACTGAGCTTCTTCAATTTCGTGCTTGGATATTATTTCTTTCCTGAGTCATTGCCCCTCACCCATCGCCGGGCTTTTGAATGGAAGCGCGCCAATCCCTTTGGCGCCTTGCAGCACCTGGTGCGGTTCCCACTGGTGAAATCGCTGATCTTTTCCATGATGCTGGTATCTTTCGCCACCCATAGCATGGAGAGCGTGTGGGCTTTCTTCACCATAGAGAAATTTAAATGGAGCAACCTGCTGGTGGGTTATTCGCTGGCGTTTGTCGGTGTATTGTCCATCATCTCCCAGACCTGGCTGGTAGGCGTGCTCTCCAAACGGCTCAGCGACAGGCAGATGGCTGTCACCGGCCTGTTATGTATGATCACCGGCTTCCTGCTGTTTGCCTTCGCCGGATGGCAATGGGTGCTGCTGCCCGCCCTGGTGATTTACATCGCCGGCAGCATACAGGGCACCGCTATGCAGAGCATTATGGCCGGCGCCATGCCCGACAACGAGCAGGGAGAGCTGCAGGGCGGGCTGGGCAGCCTGATGGGCCTCACTACCCTGCTGGCACCTCCGTTGCTGACCAGCAGCTTCGCCTGGGCCACAGCGCGTACGTCGCCTGTATATTTTCCCGGTATGCCTTACCTGATAGCCGGTATACTGACGTTTTTCAGTTTGTTGCTGCTGGTGAGAGGGTTCAGGAAGACGGCGCGGTGA
- a CDS encoding sigma-70 family RNA polymerase sigma factor: protein MSIIQPIDTLTDNEIIARVLAGEKRLYELLMRRYNASLFRIGMSFLNNDMDVEDVMQQTYINAYQHLDKFRQEAAFATWLKRIMINECHQHLKRAQRAASEDISAVEQGQDMAKTRTPVDTVINKELGEVLEKALLSIPEKYRAVFVLRELEHLNVAETAKVLDISRVNVKVRQIRAKMMLREHISNFYKNDVVFPFHLIRCDRVVNNVLRKLEIE, encoded by the coding sequence ATGAGTATCATTCAACCTATTGACACGCTTACTGACAATGAAATTATCGCCAGGGTGCTGGCAGGAGAGAAACGGTTGTACGAGCTGCTGATGCGGCGTTATAACGCGAGCCTGTTCCGGATCGGGATGTCTTTCCTGAACAACGACATGGATGTGGAGGACGTGATGCAACAGACCTACATCAATGCCTATCAGCACCTGGACAAATTCCGGCAGGAAGCCGCTTTTGCTACGTGGCTGAAGAGGATTATGATCAACGAGTGCCACCAGCATCTCAAAAGAGCGCAGCGGGCAGCCAGCGAGGATATTTCAGCTGTGGAGCAGGGTCAGGATATGGCCAAAACTAGAACACCTGTGGACACTGTCATCAACAAAGAGCTGGGTGAAGTGCTGGAGAAAGCACTGCTGAGTATTCCGGAAAAGTACCGGGCCGTTTTCGTGCTGCGGGAACTGGAACATCTCAATGTGGCGGAAACCGCTAAAGTGCTCGACATCTCCAGGGTAAACGTGAAAGTCCGCCAGATCAGGGCTAAAATGATGCTGCGCGAACATATTTCCAACTTCTACAAAAACGATGTGGTCTTCCCGTTCCATCTTATCCGGTGCGACAGGGTGGTCAACAATGTGCTCCGCAAACTGGAGATCGAATAA
- a CDS encoding ArsR/SmtB family transcription factor, producing the protein MKTTARKFKDTVYVELAKTAKALGNPHRMEIIDLLAQGPFTVETIARYTGMTIANTSQHLQVLKNAQLVAISRKGNYIYYQLTGENVYAAWASLRELGMTHNAEVKKAIDDYRKGFHNGDAVSAEELLKKVQAGDVIVLDVRPEDEYHRGHIHRAISIPLDQLQARIRELSKKQEIVAYCRGSLCMLVEEAVTLLKQQGYKARKFDDGYKDWALKGYPTAMTM; encoded by the coding sequence ATGAAAACGACTGCGAGAAAATTCAAAGACACCGTTTATGTGGAGCTGGCCAAGACCGCGAAAGCGCTGGGCAATCCGCATCGTATGGAAATCATTGATTTGCTGGCGCAGGGGCCATTCACCGTAGAGACCATCGCCCGTTATACCGGCATGACCATCGCCAACACCTCCCAGCACCTGCAGGTGCTGAAAAATGCGCAGCTGGTGGCCATCAGCCGCAAAGGCAATTATATCTACTACCAGTTGACCGGCGAAAACGTATACGCCGCCTGGGCATCGCTGCGCGAACTGGGCATGACGCACAACGCCGAAGTGAAAAAAGCGATCGACGATTACCGCAAAGGTTTCCATAACGGCGACGCGGTAAGCGCCGAAGAGCTGCTGAAGAAAGTACAGGCCGGCGATGTTATCGTGCTGGACGTAAGACCGGAAGACGAATATCACCGCGGGCACATCCACCGGGCTATCTCCATACCGCTGGACCAGCTGCAGGCCCGCATCCGCGAGCTGTCCAAAAAGCAGGAGATCGTAGCCTATTGCCGCGGGTCCCTCTGTATGCTGGTGGAAGAAGCGGTCACCCTGCTTAAACAACAAGGCTATAAAGCCAGAAAATTTGATGACGGATACAAGGACTGGGCCCTCAAAGGGTACCCTACTGCTATGACAATGTAA
- a CDS encoding helix-turn-helix domain-containing protein: protein MSYLKNTFREVSNPHDFKQEYLSSPEHSFCEACDNIARKQTSNFLEIATLEQLKRLHKNETFAGTRRKFYTMVLLTAGSVQETIGYNTYTFDAGVLYFIPENQLHTIHHWSEDVKGYHCIFDADYFLLCLKNQVKLHQYPFFQHDKKPFIRLSAEESALVAGLFDKLRKEYCNRQTFNDDLLVRLYLNVLLIETERIFLSQQNDSDPYLPRKEQLVASFKNLVTRHFQEYKQVSDYAKLLFVNPHHLNDTVKEITGSPASSFIHRQLITEAKAQLIQGTETIAGIAGYLNFADQSYFCRFFKKQTGVTPLQYRNGHRHHGV from the coding sequence ATGAGTTATCTGAAAAATACTTTCCGGGAAGTCAGCAACCCGCACGACTTTAAACAGGAATACCTGTCCAGCCCCGAGCACTCTTTCTGCGAGGCTTGTGATAATATTGCCCGAAAACAGACCAGCAATTTCCTTGAGATCGCCACGCTGGAACAGCTGAAGCGCCTGCACAAAAACGAAACGTTTGCCGGCACCCGCCGTAAGTTTTACACCATGGTATTACTGACAGCTGGCAGCGTGCAGGAGACCATTGGCTATAACACTTACACCTTCGACGCCGGGGTGCTCTATTTCATTCCGGAAAACCAACTGCACACCATTCACCACTGGAGCGAAGATGTAAAGGGCTATCATTGCATCTTTGACGCCGATTACTTCCTGCTCTGTCTAAAAAACCAGGTCAAGCTGCATCAGTACCCTTTTTTCCAGCATGATAAAAAACCGTTTATCCGCCTCTCTGCGGAAGAGTCGGCGCTGGTAGCCGGACTGTTTGACAAACTGCGGAAAGAGTATTGCAACCGGCAGACTTTCAACGACGACCTGCTGGTACGGCTGTACCTCAACGTACTGCTGATAGAAACCGAACGTATTTTTCTGTCGCAGCAAAACGACAGCGATCCGTACCTGCCCCGCAAAGAACAGCTCGTCGCCTCGTTCAAAAACCTCGTTACCAGACATTTCCAGGAATACAAACAGGTATCAGACTATGCCAAACTGCTGTTCGTGAACCCGCACCACCTGAATGATACCGTCAAGGAAATCACGGGTAGTCCGGCCAGCAGCTTTATTCACCGGCAGCTGATCACCGAAGCCAAAGCGCAGCTCATCCAGGGCACCGAAACCATTGCCGGCATTGCCGGTTATCTCAATTTCGCCGATCAATCTTATTTCTGCCGGTTCTTCAAAAAACAAACAGGCGTTACCCCCTTGCAGTACCGCAACGGGCACCGTCATCATGGTGTTTAA
- a CDS encoding DUF669 domain-containing protein: MTTGQESRQNNVSLPPLTHERLQELKQTPQGQRIMQETFQVFPELVKSLTANLQEKLTRYEQARTKSTGIPDGLTLSMLVDDYQFLEFVQHIMFVKWREEKNNRYYTVDTQVN; this comes from the coding sequence ATGACGACAGGCCAAGAATCCCGGCAGAACAACGTATCCCTGCCTCCTTTAACCCATGAGCGCCTGCAGGAGTTGAAACAAACTCCTCAGGGACAGCGTATTATGCAGGAAACTTTCCAGGTCTTTCCCGAACTGGTCAAATCCCTTACCGCCAACTTACAGGAGAAACTCACCCGTTATGAACAGGCCCGTACCAAAAGTACCGGCATTCCGGACGGACTCACTTTAAGTATGCTGGTGGATGATTACCAGTTCCTGGAGTTTGTACAGCATATTATGTTCGTGAAATGGAGAGAAGAGAAAAACAACCGGTACTATACCGTTGATACACAGGTGAATTGA
- the leuB gene encoding 3-isopropylmalate dehydrogenase, producing MATKHILIVPGDGIGQEVTAVGKKVLDKIAARFGHTFTYDEALVGHAAIEATGNPLPDETLTKMRASDAILFGAVGHPKYDNDPSAKVRPEQGLLKMRKELGLYANLRPIKLFDELLDASSIKPEILKGADILFFRELTGDIYFGDKGRKNNGDTAFDIAEYSRFEVERIARKAFEAARTRRKKLCSVDKANVIETSRLWREVIQKIAPEYPDVEVEHQFVDATAMLLIKDPRRFDVVVTANLFGDILTDEASQIAGSMGMLASASVGDGTGVYEPIHGSAHDITGKGVANPLASILSAALLLDISFGMKAESEAVITAVDQVLKAGFRTRDIANAQTPADMIKGTDAIGEEVLQRI from the coding sequence ATGGCAACCAAACATATTTTAATTGTTCCCGGCGACGGGATCGGACAGGAAGTAACGGCCGTAGGTAAAAAGGTACTGGACAAGATCGCAGCCCGCTTCGGCCACACGTTCACCTATGACGAAGCCCTCGTGGGCCACGCCGCCATAGAAGCCACCGGTAACCCTTTGCCCGACGAAACGCTGACCAAAATGCGCGCCTCCGACGCCATCCTGTTTGGCGCCGTAGGCCATCCTAAATACGACAACGACCCTTCTGCCAAAGTAAGGCCGGAACAGGGGCTGCTGAAAATGCGCAAAGAGCTGGGCCTCTACGCCAACCTGCGCCCCATCAAACTGTTTGACGAGCTGCTCGACGCTTCCAGCATCAAGCCGGAGATCCTGAAAGGGGCCGACATTCTTTTCTTCCGTGAACTGACCGGCGACATCTACTTCGGTGACAAAGGCCGCAAAAACAACGGCGATACCGCTTTCGACATTGCAGAATACAGCCGTTTCGAAGTAGAGCGCATCGCCCGCAAAGCCTTTGAGGCCGCCCGCACCCGCCGCAAAAAACTCTGCTCCGTTGACAAAGCCAATGTGATCGAGACCTCCCGGCTGTGGCGCGAAGTAATCCAGAAGATCGCCCCCGAATATCCTGACGTGGAGGTGGAACACCAGTTCGTAGACGCCACCGCTATGCTGCTGATCAAGGACCCACGCCGTTTCGACGTGGTGGTGACCGCCAACCTCTTCGGCGATATCCTCACCGATGAAGCTTCCCAGATCGCCGGCTCCATGGGCATGCTCGCTTCCGCTTCTGTTGGCGATGGTACCGGTGTATACGAACCGATCCACGGTTCCGCGCACGACATCACCGGCAAAGGCGTTGCCAACCCGCTGGCCTCTATCCTCTCCGCCGCGCTGCTGCTGGACATCTCCTTCGGCATGAAAGCGGAATCCGAAGCGGTGATCACGGCGGTAGACCAGGTGCTGAAAGCCGGTTTCCGTACCCGCGATATCGCCAACGCACAAACGCCGGCCGATATGATCAAAGGCACCGACGCCATCGGGGAAGAAGTACTGCAGCGTATTTAA
- a CDS encoding SRPBCC domain-containing protein: MGPLIISASIHVAKPPQEVFEAIIDPKKMSNYFIASGSGRMEEGETVVWRFAEEDVNYDIPVKKVIKDSEVHFEWEGAPQHRTQVKIALSPSGSGGTVVHVTEGELPLDAKGLKWFSQNTFGWANFLDCLKAYLEYGINLRKGAFDDMQA, encoded by the coding sequence ATGGGACCGTTGATTATTTCTGCCTCTATACACGTGGCCAAACCGCCGCAGGAAGTTTTTGAAGCCATCATTGATCCAAAGAAAATGAGCAATTATTTTATCGCCTCCGGCAGCGGCCGCATGGAGGAAGGAGAAACCGTGGTATGGCGGTTCGCTGAAGAAGATGTGAATTATGATATCCCGGTGAAGAAGGTGATAAAAGACAGCGAGGTCCATTTTGAATGGGAAGGGGCCCCGCAGCACCGGACACAGGTAAAAATAGCGCTGTCGCCTTCCGGAAGCGGCGGAACAGTGGTGCATGTCACCGAAGGGGAACTCCCGCTGGACGCCAAAGGGCTGAAATGGTTCTCACAAAACACTTTCGGCTGGGCCAACTTCCTTGACTGCCTGAAGGCTTACCTCGAGTATGGCATTAACCTGCGCAAGGGCGCTTTTGACGATATGCAGGCATAA